ACCGGCGAGAGGGTGATTGAAGTCGACGGTCACATCGTCCTCGCTCACTTCGCTGATCACACCGGGCAGTTCACCACTGCCATTGTCAAAGGAAACCACCAACCCCTCTTCCAGCTCCATGTCCGGGGAAAAGTGATCCCGGCGGACTTTCTGGATATTGGACGGGTTGCGTTGACCGAATCCGGCCTCCGGGGGAATCTCTATTTCGGCTTCATCGCCCGCTTTGAGACCAAACAGCGCGCGCTCGAACCCCGGCAGCAGGTTGCCATCGCCCACAATAAATGTGGCCGGTTCACCTTCGAAATTGGAGTCGATTTCGGAACCATCATCCAGCTTGAGGCTGAAGTGCAGGGTCACGCGGCTATGCTCGCCGATTTCATTGTTACTCATAATACTGCTCTGAACTTTTACCCTTCTACACCTACACTTCGGCGCTTTTTTCTGAACCTTCGTCACTACGATCTTTGAAGAAAAGCAGTTCGATGACCAGCATTGCCGCGCCCACGGTAATCGCCATATCGGCAACGTTGAATACCGGGAAATGCCAATTGCCGTAGTACACGGAAATAAAATCGCGCACGTACCCCAGCAGGATCCGATCCCACAGATTGCCGAGGGCACCACCGAGAATCAGCGCCAGCGCGGTAGGCTCCCAGCGCTTCACCGCGGGCAGTCGCCAGATCCACATGATCACCACCGCACTGAATCCAATCGCGACGGCGCCGAAGAACCAGCGCTGCCAGCCGCCGGCATCGGCGAGAAAGCTGAACGCCGCACCGTAGTTTTCTGCATAGGTGAACTGCAACAACCCGGGAATAATCTGCAGCGCCGGGCCGTACATAAACTGGTCCACCGCCCAGACCTTGGTGACGATATCGATCACGATAATCGCCAGTGCCAGCAGGTACCAGCGCAGCGGGCTGCTGAAGATTTTATGCCCCGAATTATTAGGCATAGTGACGCTCCTCGCCGGCACCGCTGACATTCTCCACACAGCGGCTGCAGAGCTCCGGGTGTTCGCTGTTGCTGCCCACATCCTCACGGAAGTGCCAGCAGCGGCCACACTTGGGCGCATCCACTTTATGTACAGCGACACGCAGGCCCGCCAGCTCGGTTTCTTCCGCACCGGCTGCATCGGACAACGGCTGCACCGAGGTGGAGGAACAGATCAGAACAAAGCGCAACTCATCTTGCAGCGCGTCCAGTTTTTCCAGCAGGGCAGGATCCGCATAGAGAGTCACCGCCGCCTGCAGGGAACCACCAATGTTCCCCGCCGCTCGTTGCTCTTCCAGGACCTTGTTCACGGCGGTTTTCACATCGGCGATGGCATCCCAGAAATCGGAATCCATCACCGAGTCCTGCGGCATTTGCGGGAGCTGGTACCATTCCGCCAGCATCACGCTGTCGCCGTTTTCTCCGGGCACAAACTGCCACAGCTCTTCTGCAGTGAAGCTCAGGATCGGCGCTACCCAGCGCACGAATGCCTGCACGATATGGTACAGCGCGGTCTGCGCGGAGCGTCGCGCAACGCTGTCCGCCTGCGTGGTGTACTGACGATCCTTGATGATGTCCAGATAGAAGCCACCCATCTCTACCACGCAGAAGTTATGTA
The Microbulbifer celer DNA segment above includes these coding regions:
- the lspA gene encoding signal peptidase II gives rise to the protein MPNNSGHKIFSSPLRWYLLALAIIVIDIVTKVWAVDQFMYGPALQIIPGLLQFTYAENYGAAFSFLADAGGWQRWFFGAVAIGFSAVVIMWIWRLPAVKRWEPTALALILGGALGNLWDRILLGYVRDFISVYYGNWHFPVFNVADMAITVGAAMLVIELLFFKDRSDEGSEKSAEV
- a CDS encoding FKBP-type peptidyl-prolyl cis-trans isomerase codes for the protein MSNNEIGEHSRVTLHFSLKLDDGSEIDSNFEGEPATFIVGDGNLLPGFERALFGLKAGDEAEIEIPPEAGFGQRNPSNIQKVRRDHFSPDMELEEGLVVSFDNGSGELPGVISEVSEDDVTVDFNHPLAGQTVFFTVKILEVASIN